TTCAGTAAGTCATCAAAGGTTAATATTAAACTGAAAATGTAAATTATTGTATTTCCAGAAGCCCTGAAGAAGAATTAAATTAAATTCGAAAGCTTGGCAAAGAATGAAGAGTTTTTCTTAAATTCTCCCTACAAAAGTAGTCGTTATACCCTTATTCACAAATTATATCAATAATCTAAAAGACtattaaatattgaaacttcTATCAATACCATGGGTTTTTTCGAAGAAATAACACACAACTATGGATCCGTAACAACAAAGGAAATGAAATTATGGAGTACTAACAACAAGAAGATGGCTGCAGCTTTAAACAGACGAATATTTCTTTTGGAGTGCAAACGACAAGGACTCACACCAAAACACATAACATCTAATTTAAAAAGTATAATGGGACTATTTGAATACGGAAATCAACGATTAAATAAGAAAATACGGGAATTCAATGATGTcacaaagaagaaaattttaaacCTAGAACTGTGTCAGGTTAATCAAAAAATAAGAAGACTACAATTAGAAAATGATAAAACAAAACACAGGTTACGACATCTGCCAGAATATATTCTCAAAGAATATCAACGCAGACTAGAGATCTCGTTTAATAGAGAGTTTCACGTAATTAAAGAAGCcaatataagaaaaattaaTAACCTCAAAAACAACAGTATTTCTAACTTCAAAACTCAAGAAAAATGGATTAAAAATCTATCCAGTAAAGAATTACCGAACACAGTTAAAAATCTTTTGTCTTTAGGATCCAAATTCAGTATCCCAACTACAAAAAAAGACGTCAACATCGATCGTATAATAGCAGACACCGAATATATTTTGGAAGCCATACCAGCTGAAAGAAAAGATATACAAAGAGCAAAGGTTACAAATGTAGTAACAAATTATATCCATAAACCCACTGAGCAAAACAATTTAACTCAAGGATGGTATAGGGAAAGCAAAaggtttttgaaagaaaatagtGATCTAGTGGTGTTGAACAGTGACAAGGGTGCAGTGACGGTCATAATGGAGGAGAGAGATTATAATGAGAAGATGAAAGCTATCTTACAGTcagaaaatttcaagagacTACCTAGAGATCCTACCCAGACAATACAAACAAAATGTAATAAGTATATAGACAGacttgaaaaactgaaatacaTAACGAAAGAACAAGCAAAAACAATGAAAACATACAACTCAGTTGCTCCAAGAATCTACGGAAATCCTAAAGTTCATAAAAATGGGTTCCCAATGAGACCTATAATATCAAGTCTAAATAGTCCAATGAATAAGTTATCTAAATTTGTTGCTGACATCCTAAAAACAGCATatgatgaagaaaatgaatACTACGTCAAAGACACTTTTCACTTTGCAAcaacaataaataatttcaaactTCCAGAAAACTACACGTTAATTTCTCTTGATGTCATCAATTTGTTTGGGAATTTAGACAAAAAAGACATAATTGAAGTGATAAAACAAAAATGGAGTGTGATAAAACTATATACAGATATTGATGAAGAACTTTTTAAAGAAATAATCCTGTTTCTGTTGGAGAATAATTACTGTGTTTTCCAGGGAGAATATTATCTCCAGATATTTGGGTGTGCGATGGGGTCCAAACTGAGCCCAAGACTAGCTCAATATGTAATGGACCATTTAGTGAAAATATGTGTAAGCAAATTACCTTTCAGTGtaccatttttgaaaaagtttgtAGACGACATAATAATGTCTGTTCCAAAAGAACAAACACAGACTACATTGAATTATTTCAACTCTTATTCTGAAAACCTACAATTCACCCTAGAGGTAGAAGATCCAGAACATAGTGTACCCTTCCTAGATACAAAAGCTCAAAGGGAAGACAacataataaaattgaaatggtatagaaaagagACTCATTCTAATAAGATGATTCATTATAACTCGAATCACAGTATGAACATGAAAATTAATGTAATAAAACAGATGAAGAAAAGAATGAGTAGAATATGTCACGAATCACATGTGAAAGAGGGAATAAGAAAActttttacaatttttgaagaaaatgggtACCCATGCGGAATGTTGAATAAACTACTTTTCTCTAGCCACGAAACAGAAGACCAACGCCCAGAAATTGTCGATACACCAGAACAAACTCATTACGCTTCATACCCCAACATAAATGGATTAACAAATAAACTGAAAAACATATTTAAACAGGACAACATCAAAATTGCTGTGTACAACCAAAAAACTGTAGGAAAATTATatacaaaactgaaagatcCAATTCCAACAAAACTAAAGAGCAACGTAGTATATGAGTTGAAATGTGAAGattgtgaaaataaatatataggACAGACATCCCAGTGGTTGAAGAGTAGATTGGCATAACATAAATCAGACATCACTAAACACCACGAAAGATGCGCACTGGCAACCCATGCATACAACCTGgatcataaaataaattttgaagatgTAAATGTGTTACAAATAGAAAGAAATTATCAGAAGAGATTGGTGTTAGAAATGGTCGAAATTAATAAACAGACAAAtgttatgaacaaaaaaacaGACACTAATAAGTTAAGTAGCATATATAGGTATTTGTTAGAAAAATCTAAAGAAAACTTGATATTTTACGACGGTCCAGTCAGTGAATGAGAACacaaagaaaaattaattgtatgtatatatatatatatatatatatatatatatatatatatatatatatatatatatatatatatatatatatgttagcaattgttaatttgaccccccttaaaatatactgataatgtccgacgacgaatgtcgaaggaagaataagagtatagaactcatgctctgtgaactctgtgctccaatgttacctgctcgCTCTTCTGCACAGACCGAAGACGATTACTTGAACTATCTTGTCAGGcgatacgctttgtacctgacgctgtgttagagcacctccacgtgctagataaccgaccgccatcttactttgtgaataaaaagtatcaaccacgtgttttattaattctaacatcagaagtgggattaaatttcttctttcgagaaaagaaattgaggatcctattttgtgagtgaaaattgtttgtgttttgtgagaatctacaagaataagaaaaaacaacaaagctcccgaagaaagtgaagccatttcggtaatgcggataatggagaaccaggcccaacttcaaatgaagatgatgGAGTTGCTAGCCAACATGTTTAGTTTAAGGAACGACACAGACCACGTGGTGACCGCATAATTATCGTTAGCCCAGTTTGACCTCGACGATACATCCTTTTCAACCAAGGAGTGGATTGAGGAAGTTGATCAAATTAAATTCGAAACAGGTACATCTGATACTGTTGTAGTATTAAAAGCTGGGCAAGCCCTGAAAGGCCGTGCAGcctaaatttatcaaaattggaaaccgattgttagaaattggtcaacatttTCTAGGAATTTAGAGATAGCGTTCCCTGAAAAAGGAACTCCGGCCACGAGGCTTAAAGCTAGCATGTTGATAAGTAGTGCAAATTTTAGTTCGTTAGTAGAGTATGCTCATGCCAAGTTGAATTCGATCAGGAAACTTTGTGAAAAGTTTCCGTGAGAAATTGTGTTGAGCTTGATAGCACATGATATCACTAATGTAGAAGTTAAGAATAGATTATTAGTGCAAGAACCTAAGAATGAAATGCAGCAGCTGAAATTGCCTTCTTCATAGGATTCCGACGCTCCATATTAGTGGATAATagtagaaaactagaaaaatgaagcagctactggaaacagaatcagacaaaacctttcatgggaattgtaggaactgtgaaaaatttaggCATAGAAAGTTAGATTATTGTAAAGAAACGTTGTTTTAATTCTAATACTGAAAATTCCAGTCTTGAATGTAATTTCTGTGATAGAAAGGGAcatactgaagatttttattgtgttaagaaaaagaaagaaacaagttcagttaaACTTTAGTTACCCAGTGTTCGTAACAATCAATTAGCCCATTAGATTTGAATATAGACTTGTCAGGATTGGACGAGCGATTAgtaaagtattgaataaatcgaatattgtcaaataacaaaaattttcaagcgagtcgactaacttagtcgaaacatacctagtgaaaataagatactggcgctttgttatgtttcaggaaaatcaaaaccaattgCAAAAGTTTGATCTGTTGTGTACGTGAATTCTTATGAAGATTTACACAAGACAAGCGCTCTCAAGAATGTAAAATGTTCCCGTTGAGCAATCCAGGAGTATAGTATAACGCTGGCAGGTCTCGAACATCAGGTTAGGTTACcgattgatgttaatcagaaaatttccatgaaggtgacatctatcgaatgaagaaaaactgaagccaacatttattggacctttcgaagtgCAAGCAGTCCTACCAAACGATCTATATGCCTTGAGAAGAGTAGGAGTCCAGAATAGAACCAATGAGATCTTGGCcaaaaaaaaagcaaatagtgatgagtgagtgctagtttcaatgatgcgccatgatgaagtgaaatattctcatgtccatcagattttatgttctatactgttccttatgagattcttattgttatgttatgatccattgtattgtctcatgttcattttatgttgaatgttttccaaagcacttgaaattccatgataagttttcggtactttaaatacgaatatgtaaaattgacaagtaaggcccagacgggatgtcgctagtgcccctaactctgtgcaattgagaagtaaggtccggacgggagtccctagttgaggctaacctctgttcaatttcacagttgtgatattgacaagtaaggcctagacgggaggtcgctagtgaggctaacttctgtgcaattgacaagtaaggtccggacgggagtccctagtagaggctaacttctgtgtaaTTTTACAGTattgatattgacaagtaaggcccagacgggatgtcgctagtgcccctaactctgtgcaattgagaagtaaggtccggacgggagtccctagttgaggctaacctctgttcaatttcacagttgtgatattgacaagtaaggcctagacgggaggtcgctagtgaggctaacttctgtgcaattgacaagtaaggtctggacgggagtccctagtagaggctaacttatgtgcaatgtcacaaacctaatttaacagtgtatatgttgtaaatgacaattttatcaacttttgaaattccaagtgttttgctgacctgatctgtaaacagtaagcggtggtggtttttttctcgcttggctcttttttccacctataataatgccgcagcgcgagccagcgcatcaaacagagccatgtacacaaagattcaactgttttatgtttacaagcaccctttaacaatgttgtttgatattaagatattgtttatgcctagtaagtgaaacgaggacgtttcagtggtcagtatggccgtgttagcaattgttaatttgaccccccttaaaatatactgataatgtccgacgacgaatgtcgaaggaagaataagagtatagaactcatgctctgtgaactctgtgctccaatgttacctgctcgCTCTTCTGCACAGACCGAAGACGATTACTTGAACTATCTTGTCAGGcgatacgctttgtacctgacgctgtgttagagcacctccacgtgctagataaccgaccgccatcttactttgtgaataaaaagtatcaaccacgtgttttattaattctaacatatatatatactcTATCTCCAAAGACATCTAGGGGGAAGAGGAATGCTTAACCTGGAAACAACACATGACAAATCCGTATTAAAACTAAGGGAATACTTCATGAAGCAGAACTCACCTTTTGTCAGGACCCTTCGTTCAGTCGATGTAGGATGCTCCCCATTGCGGCTATCGGATTCCGACTTCACAAAACCGATTCGCACTCAGCAAAACCTGCAGGAGGAATGGAAAGCTAAGGTATTGCATGGTAGATACCCTAATAATTTAGAAAACAACAACGTGAATAAAAAAGAATCCTTAACTTACCTTAAGGCGGGCTACCTGTTTCCTGAAACCGAAGGCCGGCTGCTTGCAATAcaggatcaggtggttcctACCAGGTCTTACCTCAAAAACATAGCGGGACAACAACTTACCTCTGATCTATGTAGAAAATGCAAGCAGGGACGTGAACACATCCAACATGTTACGTCTGGTTGCTCAATCCTTGCACCGAGAGAATACACGGATAGACACAACCAAATGGCAAAAGTTTACCATCAGGCCATGGcactgaaattaaaattaatcaaaacaaagagaaaaaaccaTCTATACTTACCTGAGAGTGTCCTCGAGAACGAGGAATTTAGACTGTATTGGGACACCACGATGGTGACGGACAGACCAGTTGCAAATAACCGACCGGATATCGTCTTactaaataaaagagaaaaaagcTGTGTGATCATCGATATAACGGTTCCTTCAGACGACAATATTTCAAGGGCCTACACTGAAAAACTGACAAAATACTTCGATCTGTCGTTCGAACTAAAGGAGATGTATAAGCTCAAGAAAATATCTATTATCCCACTGGTGATGTCGGTCAACGGACTCGTAGAAGAACATCTTGTTGATAATACAAAGCTGTTGGAACTTGACAGCTATGTTGTCTCGAGTGCCCAGAAGGAAGTCATACTGGGCACTACACGTATCGTAAGACGCTTCCTTCATAGCTCTTGATTCCACTTTGGCTCCCAGAGCCCGGTGGTATTTCGTAATTCCCTGAAAGgtgattgacaaaaaaaaaaaaaaaaaaaaaaaaaaaaaaaaaaaaaaaaaaaaaaaaatatatatatatatatatatatatatatatctatctaTGTACAGCGGTACATATGGGGACCGTTTCGGAGATCGCGCGGTACATATGGGGACTTTCGGTACTTATTGGACCGGTCCCCATATGTTTTTAGATGCAGCGGTACTTATTGGGACCGGTCCCCATAAGTTTTCGTTAGTCTATCGGTACATA
The window above is part of the Coccinella septempunctata chromosome 8, icCocSept1.1, whole genome shotgun sequence genome. Proteins encoded here:
- the LOC123318241 gene encoding uncharacterized protein LOC123318241, coding for MGFFEEITHNYGSVTTKEMKLWSTNNKKMAAALNRRIFLLECKRQGLTPKHITSNLKSIMGLFEYGNQRLNKKIREFNDVTKKKILNLELCQVNQKIRRLQLENDKTKHRLRHLPEYILKEYQRRLEISFNREFHVIKEANIRKINNLKNNSISNFKTQEKWIKNLSSKELPNTVKNLLSLGSKFSIPTTKKDVNIDRIIADTEYILEAIPAERKDIQRAKVTNVVTNYIHKPTEQNNLTQGWYRESKRFLKENSDLVVLNSDKGAVTVIMEERDYNEKMKAILQSENFKRLPRDPTQTIQTKCNKYIDRLEKLKYITKEQAKTMKTYNSVAPRIYGNPKVHKNGFPMRPIISSLNSPMNKLSKFVADILKTAYDEENEYYVKDTFHFATTINNFKLPENYTLISLDVINLFGNLDKKDIIEVIKQKWSVIKLYTDIDEELFKEIILFLLENNYCVFQGEYYLQIFGCAMGSKLSPRLAQYVMDHLVKICVSKLPFSVPFLKKFVDDIIMSVPKEQTQTTLNYFNSYSENLQFTLEVEDPEHSVPFLDTKAQREDNIIKLKWYRKETHSNKMIHYNSNHSMNMKINVIKQMKKRMSRICHESHVKEGIRKLFTIFEENGYPCGMLNKLLFSSHETEDQRPEIVDTPEQTHYASYPNINGLTNKLKNIFKQDNIKIAVYNQKTVGKLYTKLKDPIPTKLKSNVVYELKCEDCENKYIGQTSQWLKSRLA